TTTCTTCGCGCTGCTCTTCGGGCACAGCGTCGATGTTCTCTAAGGCCTTCAACACACCCAGTGCACGTGCCTTGCTGAATCGCCGCGTCTGTGGATCCAAAAACAGCGGATTCTGCTGCACAATCGGGGGGATGTTGTCACCTTGAATCATGTCGAAGAGCTCGTCTGACGTCACGTCAATACCGATCTTATCCGCCACGTCTTTCATCACAATCTCACTCACGATCGAGTTATATACGCTCTGGCGGAGGTCCAGCGTCTGCTCTTCATTCAGGCTTTGGAGGCCGTACTGCAGCTTGGTGACTTCCGTCATTTCCTCGATGCGTTTTTGATATTCTTGATAGTCGACGGAGGTACCGTTGACGGTAACCACCTGGTTTTTTGATTGACGGAAATAGGTCGAACCCGAGTTCAGAAAGTCCTCGATGATGAACCCTAACAGGGCCAGACCGACGATAGTAACCAACAGCGGTGCGTGCCCTCTAATCTTCTCTAATGTAGCCATCTTTACTTCTGCAAATATGAATTGTCTTTTGATTTAGCGCGCGCAAAGGAGGTGCAAAAATTGGTATACGGCAAATTTGACGCGCTTTTTAGGTGGTGTTTGTGGGTTGTTTCGGGGGGATAAATACGTTCGTCTTATGTCGGCGGAAGTGGTGGCGCGACACCCATCGAATCGGACGAGGAGCGCTCATCAAAAGGGATCTCTGCTGCCGAATTAAAGATTCTGTATTGTGTCAACGCCTGATTCGATTCAAAGCCCTGCCCCGTGTTGACAAACTCGCCCTTCGTGATACGAATGAATTGGTCGGAGTAGATTTTCTCCGTGTTCTGATCCCAATAGAGGACGCTCGTTTCGAACTGTTCGCCTTGTAAGCTGCGGACACGCACGTTGCCAATTAGCTTCCAGAGCTTGCGCCGCTGATAGAAATAGGCCGTGTCGGCATCCACGCTGGCTTCGACGCGAAAGAGCGAGTCGAACTTTTCCAGATGCAGCTTTTTAGGGAAGTACCAATACGGTTCCGATGCCTCACCGAACATGTACCATTCATGCGTCTCCACCTTGTAGCGCGTGACCCCGGAGTCAGAGACGAGCGTGACCACGTCCACCGCCTTCATCGTGTAGGTGCTGTCGGGGTTGAAGCCAATTTCTACCTCCTCTTTCTTTTCGCGACTACACGAGACGATCGAGCAAAAAAGAAGCATAGCAACCGCTACAGAAGCGATTGCTATGCTGGGATTGTTTCTCTTGTGAATCATCACCTCTTCGATGGAGGGGGGGAAGAGGTTGGAGTTAGCGTATCGTAGTATGCTCACCGATCCAGCCACCGACGGTGAATCCAGCGCCCTTATTCAGATCGGGGTGCATGAAGATCTCTTCCGTCGAGGGGAAATACGAGCTGTAACGTCCGATCAGTGCATTAGCCTCAGAGGCCACCGAGGGGTCTACCGAGCGTGCCTTCTGGAGCTTGTCCACAGCGGCGTAGTAGACACATTTACGCTTCA
The sequence above is drawn from the Tannerella serpentiformis genome and encodes:
- the lptC gene encoding LPS export ABC transporter periplasmic protein LptC, which translates into the protein MIHKRNNPSIAIASVAVAMLLFCSIVSCSREKKEEVEIGFNPDSTYTMKAVDVVTLVSDSGVTRYKVETHEWYMFGEASEPYWYFPKKLHLEKFDSLFRVEASVDADTAYFYQRRKLWKLIGNVRVRSLQGEQFETSVLYWDQNTEKIYSDQFIRITKGEFVNTGQGFESNQALTQYRIFNSAAEIPFDERSSSDSMGVAPPLPPT